The following are encoded together in the Vibrio splendidus genome:
- the hutI gene encoding imidazolonepropionase, producing MNLILKNARVVSMSSGADGYQPSSPQDIVIESGKIVSISCSNQGVLASELEQVSVDGSLDYITYDCKNKLVTPGLIDCHTHLVFAGNRANEFEQRLNGVSYIDIAKQGGGILATVTATRAAKESELVEMALPRLDGLLRSGVTSIEVKSGYGLTLDDELKMLRAAKALENHRRIKITTTLLAAHAVPPEYKEQPDSYIDLVCQEIIPKAAEQGLADAVDVFCESIGFNLEQTERVFAAAKAHGLAIKGHTEQLSNMGGSALAAKYGALSVDHVEYLDETGVKALAKSGTVATLLPGAFYFLKETQQPPVALLREHNIPMAIATDLNPGTSPFADLTLMMNMSCTLFGTTPEEALRGVTCNAAAAIGESQTKGKVEIGYAADLAIWNIDHPADLSYQVGVPHLHKRIVNGEVCHDSI from the coding sequence ATGAATTTGATCCTCAAAAACGCACGAGTGGTCTCCATGAGCTCGGGAGCCGATGGCTATCAGCCCTCTTCCCCTCAAGATATCGTTATCGAAAGCGGTAAAATCGTGTCCATCTCTTGTTCAAACCAAGGCGTACTTGCTTCTGAGTTAGAACAAGTAAGTGTTGATGGTTCTTTGGATTACATCACCTATGATTGCAAAAACAAGTTAGTCACCCCTGGGTTGATTGATTGCCACACTCACCTCGTATTTGCGGGTAATCGTGCCAATGAATTTGAGCAGCGTTTGAATGGTGTGTCTTACATCGACATCGCCAAGCAAGGCGGCGGCATTCTAGCGACAGTCACTGCAACACGCGCAGCGAAAGAGTCTGAACTGGTTGAAATGGCGTTACCGAGACTCGATGGTCTACTAAGAAGTGGCGTAACCAGCATCGAAGTAAAATCTGGCTATGGTTTAACGCTTGATGATGAACTCAAGATGTTACGCGCTGCTAAAGCGTTAGAAAATCATCGCCGAATTAAGATCACCACCACTCTCCTTGCAGCGCATGCTGTGCCACCTGAATACAAAGAACAACCGGACAGCTACATCGATCTGGTTTGCCAAGAGATCATTCCTAAAGCTGCAGAGCAAGGGCTCGCCGATGCGGTTGACGTGTTCTGCGAGTCTATCGGCTTCAACCTAGAACAGACCGAACGCGTCTTTGCAGCTGCCAAAGCACATGGGCTCGCGATTAAAGGCCACACTGAACAACTTTCAAATATGGGCGGCAGTGCGCTCGCAGCTAAATACGGTGCACTCTCTGTCGACCATGTTGAATACCTTGATGAAACCGGAGTAAAAGCACTGGCGAAATCAGGGACAGTAGCCACCTTGCTACCCGGAGCTTTCTATTTCTTGAAAGAGACTCAACAACCGCCCGTTGCCCTACTTCGTGAACACAACATTCCAATGGCGATCGCGACCGACCTAAATCCCGGCACCTCACCCTTTGCAGATTTAACGCTGATGATGAACATGAGCTGCACCCTGTTTGGCACGACACCTGAAGAAGCATTGCGTGGTGTAACTTGTAACGCCGCCGCTGCCATTGGCGAGTCACAAACCAAAGGCAAAGTCGAAATCGGTTATGCCGCAGATTTAGCTATCTGGAATATCGACCACCCTGCCGATCTAAGCTATCAAGTCGGTGTTCCTCATCTGCATAAACGTATTGTTAACGGCGAGGTGTGTCATGACTCAATCTAA
- a CDS encoding leucine-rich repeat-containing protein kinase family protein, which produces MHTLEQLKSGQLNGITRLQLSEDLTEFPLEILELADSLEILDLSGNQLSDLPEELSQLTNLRIIFASNNLFTHLPDVLGTLPKLEMVGFKTNQIKTVSEQSLPAQLRWLIVTDNAIEVLPRSLGERPRLQKLALAGNKIRVLPDSMENLSNLELVRLSANQLTELPEFLIKLPKLAWLAFAGNPFCKHPSSLDSVPAVSSQCYSLNQVLGQGASGVISHANWLNRDFDFPQEVAVKVFKGEVTSDGYPHDELEACLQAGQHSNLVKSIAQVDESDYLALVMELIPSNYYNLGLPPTLESCTRDTFNEGFELSIDQINSITEQMIDVFEHLHANKVCHGDLYAHNTLVNEQGQMIFGDFGAATIYGYLTEEQQQGIRRIEARALKYFIEDLLTVCAKQDQDSELYTQLANFEA; this is translated from the coding sequence TTGCATACTCTAGAACAATTAAAATCAGGGCAACTAAACGGTATTACGCGCTTACAACTGTCAGAAGATCTCACTGAATTTCCTTTAGAGATCTTAGAACTCGCTGATTCTCTTGAGATTCTAGACCTTTCAGGCAATCAACTGTCAGATTTACCAGAAGAGTTATCGCAGCTGACTAACCTGCGAATTATCTTCGCGTCGAATAACCTGTTTACGCACCTGCCTGATGTTCTAGGTACTCTTCCTAAGCTTGAAATGGTTGGCTTCAAAACCAACCAAATCAAAACCGTTAGCGAGCAATCTTTGCCAGCTCAATTACGTTGGTTGATTGTGACAGATAATGCAATCGAGGTTTTGCCTCGCTCACTAGGTGAAAGACCACGACTACAAAAGCTCGCATTGGCGGGTAACAAGATTCGTGTTTTACCAGATAGCATGGAAAACCTATCAAACCTTGAACTGGTTCGCCTGTCTGCAAACCAACTGACTGAGCTCCCTGAGTTCCTAATCAAGCTACCAAAACTGGCGTGGCTAGCGTTTGCGGGTAACCCGTTTTGTAAACACCCAAGCAGCTTAGATAGCGTGCCAGCCGTGAGCTCGCAATGCTACTCACTCAATCAAGTGCTTGGCCAAGGCGCGTCTGGTGTGATTTCTCATGCTAACTGGTTAAACCGTGACTTTGATTTCCCACAAGAAGTGGCGGTTAAAGTATTCAAAGGCGAAGTGACCAGTGACGGTTACCCACATGATGAACTTGAAGCGTGTCTTCAAGCAGGCCAACATAGCAACCTAGTGAAGTCTATCGCTCAAGTCGACGAGTCAGACTACCTAGCGTTAGTCATGGAACTGATTCCGAGCAACTATTACAACCTAGGTTTGCCCCCTACTCTTGAGAGCTGCACTCGCGATACGTTCAACGAAGGCTTTGAGCTTTCCATTGATCAGATCAACAGTATTACAGAGCAGATGATTGATGTGTTTGAACACCTTCATGCCAACAAGGTCTGTCATGGTGATCTATACGCTCACAACACTTTAGTGAATGAGCAAGGTCAGATGATCTTTGGCGACTTTGGAGCGGCAACTATCTACGGCTACCTAACTGAAGAGCAGCAACAAGGTATTCGTCGAATTGAAGCACGTGCATTGAAGTACTTTATTGAAGACCTACTGACGGTTTGTGCAAAGCAAGATCAAGACAGCGAGCTTTATACTCAACTGGCGAACTTCGAAGCTTAA
- the rpmI gene encoding 50S ribosomal protein L35 — protein sequence MPKMKTNKGAAKRFQKTAGGIKFKHAGKRHILTKRTTKNKRQLRPNSILPKCEVAAVLRMMPYA from the coding sequence ATGCCTAAGATGAAAACCAACAAAGGTGCTGCTAAGCGTTTCCAGAAAACTGCTGGTGGTATTAAGTTTAAGCACGCTGGTAAACGTCACATCCTGACTAAGCGTACTACTAAGAACAAGCGTCAGCTTCGTCCGAACTCAATCCTTCCAAAATGTGAAGTGGCTGCAGTTCTACGTATGATGCCATACGCTTAA
- the hutC gene encoding histidine utilization repressor: MSKAPLYLQIKQFIDDNINNGHWPVGYQITTELELTEQFNVSRMTVNKAIRDLVSEGKLIRKPRLGTFVCEPDEKAQSPLLDINNIAQEIKDRGQTYTSQVIKHDSIKADESTATRLGVMINAEVFYSEIIHFADNVPIQLEARWVNSQAAPKYLEQDFSTSTPNEYLSKSCPLSAIEHTVEAIIPDTQIRASLKLSESEPCLLLNRRTWSKERLISFALLYHPGSKYKLSSKILLD, translated from the coding sequence ATGTCGAAAGCGCCGCTCTACCTACAGATAAAACAGTTCATAGACGATAATATCAACAATGGTCACTGGCCAGTGGGTTACCAGATAACCACAGAACTCGAACTCACAGAGCAGTTCAATGTGAGTCGAATGACGGTCAATAAAGCCATTCGAGATCTGGTGTCTGAAGGCAAGCTCATCAGGAAACCAAGACTGGGGACTTTTGTTTGTGAACCAGACGAAAAAGCGCAATCTCCGCTGCTTGATATCAACAACATCGCGCAAGAGATCAAAGACCGTGGCCAAACGTATACTAGCCAAGTTATCAAACACGATAGCATCAAAGCTGATGAAAGCACGGCTACACGGTTAGGAGTGATGATCAATGCTGAAGTGTTCTATAGTGAAATCATACACTTTGCCGACAACGTGCCGATACAATTGGAAGCGCGTTGGGTGAACTCTCAAGCCGCTCCAAAATACCTAGAGCAAGACTTTTCAACCTCTACACCCAACGAATACCTTTCAAAAAGCTGCCCGTTGAGTGCTATCGAGCATACAGTTGAAGCCATTATTCCAGACACTCAAATCAGAGCGTCACTAAAACTATCTGAATCAGAGCCTTGCCTTCTTTTGAATAGAAGAACATGGAGCAAAGAGCGCCTCATCAGCTTTGCATTGCTCTACCATCCTGGCTCTAAGTACAAATTAAGCTCCAAGATACTTCTAGATTAA
- a CDS encoding sporulation protein: MFKKLKASLGIGAAKVDTVLDNIEVFQGGELSGNVHIVGGDVEQQIDLINLVLNTEVKVETEDSTSYETFSLGRIQAVEPFVIQPGETKLVPFRLKLNDETPVTALNAQTNQCHVWVETNLDIGFAIDPKDRDFISVHPLPTVAKIIQGVEASGMAMVKADVEKGFLKGNNFASRLGCYQEIEFRSGGFMNNKEIELSFIVEGSMVHCLAEIDRSMSFRGDQYISFSLPANAADSDIRNAVSRIMSA, translated from the coding sequence ATGTTTAAGAAATTAAAGGCCTCGTTGGGCATCGGTGCAGCAAAGGTTGATACTGTCTTAGATAATATTGAAGTTTTCCAAGGTGGAGAGTTGTCTGGCAATGTTCACATTGTTGGTGGCGACGTTGAGCAACAAATCGACTTGATTAACTTGGTTCTCAACACAGAAGTAAAAGTAGAAACTGAAGACAGTACCAGCTACGAAACCTTTTCACTGGGTCGTATTCAAGCGGTAGAGCCTTTCGTTATCCAACCGGGTGAAACCAAACTGGTGCCATTCCGTCTTAAGTTAAATGATGAAACGCCAGTCACCGCGTTGAACGCACAAACGAACCAATGCCATGTGTGGGTTGAAACCAACCTAGATATAGGCTTCGCGATTGACCCTAAAGACCGTGACTTTATCTCCGTACACCCACTGCCAACAGTTGCTAAAATCATCCAAGGCGTGGAAGCATCGGGTATGGCAATGGTGAAAGCAGATGTAGAGAAGGGCTTCTTAAAAGGCAACAACTTTGCTTCTCGTTTGGGCTGTTACCAAGAGATTGAATTTCGCAGCGGCGGCTTCATGAATAATAAAGAGATCGAGCTGTCATTCATCGTTGAAGGTTCAATGGTTCACTGCCTAGCAGAAATCGACCGCTCAATGAGCTTCCGTGGCGACCAATACATCTCATTCAGCTTACCTGCTAACGCGGCCGACTCAGACATTCGCAATGCTGTATCAAGAATCATGAGTGCGTAG
- the yqfB gene encoding N(4)-acetylcytidine aminohydrolase, translated as MTAPTTMTFFERFETDILSGKKTITIRDESERDYQPGSVVEVSTLEQGRVFCNLKIISVEPILFDDLGEFHAEQENMTLQVLKDVIQDIYPGISQLYVVSYELV; from the coding sequence ATGACCGCACCTACCACTATGACGTTCTTCGAACGTTTTGAAACTGACATCCTTTCTGGCAAAAAGACCATTACTATTCGCGATGAATCTGAACGCGACTACCAGCCAGGTAGCGTTGTGGAAGTATCTACGCTAGAGCAAGGCCGTGTGTTCTGTAACCTTAAGATCATCAGCGTTGAACCAATCCTGTTTGATGACTTAGGTGAGTTCCATGCGGAGCAAGAGAACATGACGCTGCAAGTACTCAAAGACGTGATTCAAGATATCTATCCGGGTATCTCTCAGCTGTATGTGGTTTCTTACGAGCTTGTGTAA
- the rplT gene encoding 50S ribosomal protein L20: MPRVKRGVQARARHKKVLKQAKGYYGARSRVYRVAFQAVTKAGQYAYRDRRNKKRQFRQLWIARINAASRQNGLSYSRFINGLKKASIEIDRKILADIAVFDKAAFAVLVEKAKASL, encoded by the coding sequence ATGCCTCGCGTAAAACGTGGTGTACAAGCTCGTGCACGTCATAAGAAAGTTCTAAAACAAGCTAAAGGTTACTACGGAGCACGTTCACGTGTTTACCGCGTAGCTTTCCAAGCAGTTACCAAAGCTGGTCAATACGCTTACCGTGACCGTCGCAACAAGAAACGTCAATTCCGTCAACTTTGGATTGCACGTATCAATGCGGCATCTCGTCAAAATGGTCTATCTTACAGCCGTTTCATCAATGGCCTTAAGAAAGCATCTATCGAGATCGACCGTAAGATTCTTGCTGACATCGCAGTATTCGACAAAGCAGCATTTGCTGTTCTAGTTGAAAAAGCGAAAGCATCTCTATAA
- the infC gene encoding translation initiation factor IF-3: MRLTGADGEAVGVVTIAEAMEAANEAGMDLVEISPNAEPPVCRVMDYGKFLFEKSKAAKEQKKKQKQVQIKEIKFRPGTDIGDYQVKLRNLTGFLEDGNKVKVTIRFRGREMAHQEIGVDVLNRLKIDTEEFAVVESFPTRIEGRQMIMVLAPKKK; encoded by the coding sequence GTGCGTCTAACTGGCGCAGACGGCGAAGCTGTTGGTGTAGTAACAATCGCTGAAGCGATGGAAGCTGCAAATGAAGCTGGTATGGATCTCGTAGAGATCAGCCCTAACGCCGAGCCGCCAGTTTGTCGTGTGATGGACTACGGTAAGTTCCTCTTCGAGAAGAGCAAAGCTGCGAAAGAGCAGAAGAAAAAGCAAAAGCAGGTTCAGATCAAGGAAATTAAATTCCGACCTGGAACTGATATTGGAGACTATCAGGTAAAACTACGCAACCTGACTGGTTTCCTTGAAGACGGCAACAAAGTGAAGGTAACAATTCGCTTCCGTGGCCGCGAAATGGCTCACCAAGAAATCGGTGTTGACGTTCTTAATCGTTTGAAAATCGATACTGAAGAATTTGCAGTTGTCGAATCTTTCCCAACGAGAATTGAAGGTCGCCAGATGATCATGGTGTTGGCCCCTAAAAAGAAGTAA
- a CDS encoding DUF3187 family protein → MGKQAVFISFIPPLPLLIATVVFTPTAWANKDYGPLISYTQAPLQSVRLTPTLRSGFPLEENKLEVFASLTAASIWANSHDYHLDYYQNQLQTGLKWQLTTAWQLEFNYRWLYAANNHLDKVIINYHDLFGIDQAGRERKDRHQFDVYAPSHGINISDFSGDTLTSAFTLYTQYQIIDLENHGLSFGVSLYHNNVNHGAFKGNSTEQSAQLNYAYQLDINTFYTSLGLANQSNREVENSFIHKKTTWSWMGGYQLTLFENHELHFEYRWYEGAEDGDTEFSEAANEIMLGYRYLMQRSAIEISIIENIFNMDNSTDVAFQLAYRHQW, encoded by the coding sequence ATGGGAAAACAGGCTGTCTTTATATCGTTCATACCACCTTTACCATTACTAATAGCAACTGTTGTTTTTACTCCAACCGCATGGGCCAACAAAGATTACGGCCCGCTAATCAGTTATACCCAAGCACCATTACAGTCCGTTCGTCTTACTCCAACGCTCCGTTCTGGCTTTCCGCTCGAAGAAAACAAGCTTGAAGTATTTGCTTCTTTAACCGCCGCGAGTATATGGGCTAACTCTCACGACTATCATTTAGACTATTATCAGAATCAACTTCAAACAGGGCTGAAATGGCAACTAACAACAGCATGGCAATTAGAGTTCAACTACCGCTGGTTATACGCCGCCAATAATCACCTTGATAAGGTCATCATCAATTACCACGATCTATTTGGCATCGACCAAGCAGGGCGGGAACGTAAAGACAGACACCAATTTGATGTTTACGCGCCAAGCCATGGCATCAATATCAGTGACTTCTCTGGCGACACGCTGACAAGTGCTTTCACACTCTACACTCAATACCAAATCATAGACCTTGAAAACCATGGACTATCTTTTGGTGTCTCCCTCTATCACAACAACGTCAACCACGGTGCATTTAAGGGAAACAGCACCGAACAAAGCGCTCAACTCAACTATGCATACCAACTCGACATCAATACCTTCTATACAAGCTTAGGGTTGGCCAATCAGTCTAATCGAGAGGTGGAAAATAGTTTTATACATAAGAAAACAACATGGTCATGGATGGGAGGATATCAACTCACGCTATTTGAAAACCATGAGTTGCACTTTGAGTATCGTTGGTATGAAGGCGCCGAAGACGGTGACACTGAGTTTTCAGAAGCCGCAAATGAAATAATGCTTGGATATCGCTACCTAATGCAACGTTCAGCGATCGAGATATCCATTATCGAAAACATCTTCAACATGGACAACTCCACCGATGTCGCTTTTCAATTGGCTTATCGTCATCAGTGGTAA
- a CDS encoding ABC-F family ATP-binding cassette domain-containing protein, whose product MPTILANNLSFQLDTGEWLFKDINFNLSTRLTGLVGRNGAGKSLLLSLLVGQKQPTTGSVSRQGSIGFYSQLPSTLLSSNITIADFLGLTEKLQALSAIEQGSCELQHFNIIGDDWDLEARTQQLLGTLKITSDLNTPCCSLSGGQLALLQLHQLFVSNNDILILDEPSNHLDNDGRNWLIEQCQLFAGKVLIVSHDRSLLRQMDGIYHLNSLGVRFYKGNYDDYFKQVSSQSEALNKQIAHHQSEKKRLERQAQTNKEKAQQRESQGNRLRKSGSQPKILLDAMKDKAGQSQAASATSQRNLIDQNQHKLQSLKELKERLKPQALYLQQSNSSKKSSLLTVENCRLIYSSGAPISFSLSQGERCYLTGANGCGKSTLLKAIHGQHANYKGSIKRLGATVYLDQHFGLLDTNDTMFDSLITHSFGLTESDARTLLAGIGFRRDSVYRKVAHLSGGEKMKLAMLIVSHKQDSPLLLLDEPDNHLDIDSKQILASALREYQGAFILVSHDSDFVEEVGVSQNHIRL is encoded by the coding sequence ATGCCTACTATATTAGCCAATAATCTCTCATTCCAACTCGATACTGGAGAGTGGTTATTCAAAGACATCAACTTTAATTTGAGCACTCGCCTCACCGGCCTAGTCGGAAGAAACGGGGCTGGAAAGTCATTGTTGCTTTCATTACTCGTTGGACAAAAACAGCCCACAACAGGCAGTGTTTCGCGACAAGGTTCAATAGGCTTTTACTCTCAGTTACCATCAACGCTACTGAGTTCCAACATCACCATCGCTGACTTCTTAGGGCTCACAGAAAAGTTACAAGCATTAAGCGCCATAGAACAAGGTAGCTGTGAATTGCAGCATTTCAATATCATTGGTGATGATTGGGATCTAGAGGCACGTACCCAGCAGTTGCTAGGTACATTAAAGATCACTAGTGATTTGAACACGCCCTGTTGCTCTTTGAGTGGTGGACAACTCGCCTTGCTACAGCTTCATCAGCTGTTCGTATCAAATAACGACATACTGATCCTCGATGAGCCTTCAAACCATTTGGATAACGATGGACGCAATTGGTTAATAGAGCAATGCCAATTGTTTGCAGGCAAGGTACTTATCGTCAGTCATGATCGAAGCTTATTGAGACAAATGGACGGGATCTACCATCTCAATAGCTTGGGCGTACGTTTCTATAAAGGAAATTATGATGATTACTTCAAACAAGTATCTAGCCAAAGCGAAGCGCTAAACAAACAGATCGCGCATCATCAGTCCGAAAAGAAACGACTCGAGCGTCAAGCTCAAACCAACAAGGAAAAGGCACAGCAGCGAGAATCTCAGGGAAACCGACTCAGAAAGTCAGGCAGCCAACCCAAGATATTATTAGATGCTATGAAAGATAAAGCAGGCCAAAGCCAAGCCGCGTCTGCGACAAGCCAAAGGAATCTCATTGACCAAAACCAACATAAACTTCAGTCGCTTAAAGAACTGAAGGAACGGCTGAAACCACAAGCTTTGTATCTACAGCAAAGTAATAGCAGTAAAAAGAGCTCTTTGTTAACCGTTGAAAACTGCCGCCTTATTTACAGCTCAGGTGCGCCAATCAGTTTCTCTTTATCACAAGGGGAACGGTGTTATCTAACCGGTGCTAATGGGTGCGGAAAGTCGACACTGTTAAAAGCGATTCACGGTCAACACGCCAATTATAAAGGCTCGATCAAGCGCTTGGGGGCGACCGTCTATTTGGACCAACACTTTGGCCTGTTAGACACCAACGATACGATGTTCGATAGTTTAATAACGCATAGCTTTGGATTAACAGAGAGCGACGCGCGAACCTTGTTGGCTGGAATAGGGTTCAGACGAGACTCCGTATACCGAAAAGTGGCACATTTAAGTGGTGGTGAAAAAATGAAACTGGCGATGTTGATCGTTAGCCACAAGCAAGACTCCCCGCTTCTATTACTCGATGAGCCAGACAACCACCTAGACATCGACTCAAAGCAAATATTGGCGTCCGCTTTACGTGAATACCAAGGTGCATTTATCTTAGTGAGTCATGACAGCGACTTTGTTGAGGAGGTCGGTGTCAGCCAAAACCATATACGACTTTAA
- a CDS encoding TetR/AcrR family transcriptional regulator — protein sequence MITKRQKILDAALLLFSQQGLEGTSTGQIAKTAGVAKATLFHHFENKSLLIDELFRELKLELFSTLQQHTDIAEQDLYQAFKFMWITGIEWALENPVAMKFFTNVHFDPTTQTREVIVSQMFASLDEIILKGQEDGELMALDINLVRHFIHSHFLICANWLIEQNESPPEQTSKYINDSFDMCWRAVGGQTK from the coding sequence ATGATCACTAAAAGACAAAAAATCCTAGATGCTGCACTCTTGCTCTTCTCTCAACAGGGGCTAGAGGGCACATCTACCGGACAAATAGCGAAAACAGCCGGCGTGGCAAAAGCGACGTTGTTTCACCACTTCGAGAACAAATCTCTATTGATTGATGAACTGTTTCGCGAGCTGAAGTTGGAGCTATTCTCTACCCTTCAACAACACACTGATATTGCTGAGCAGGATCTCTATCAAGCCTTTAAGTTCATGTGGATCACTGGGATTGAATGGGCACTAGAAAATCCGGTTGCGATGAAGTTCTTCACCAATGTTCATTTCGACCCAACGACCCAAACTCGAGAAGTAATCGTCTCGCAGATGTTCGCGTCGCTAGACGAGATCATTTTGAAAGGACAAGAGGACGGTGAATTGATGGCATTAGACATTAACCTTGTAAGGCACTTCATCCACAGTCACTTTCTGATTTGTGCAAACTGGCTTATTGAGCAAAACGAATCTCCACCAGAGCAAACATCGAAGTACATCAATGATAGCTTTGATATGTGTTGGCGAGCCGTTGGTGGACAAACCAAGTAG
- the thrS gene encoding threonine--tRNA ligase — protein MPIITLPDGSQRQFDNPVSTLDVALSIGPGLAKATIAGRVDGERVDACDLIENDASLEIITAKDEVDGLEIVRHSCAHLLGHAIKQLFPEAKMAIGPTIDNGFYYDIDLEHSLTQEDLEKIEKRMKELAKTKYQVVKKKVSWQEARDAFEARGEAYKIEILDENVSKDDRPGLYHHEEYIDMCRGPHVPHMGFCQHFTLLNVAGAYWRGNSDNKMLQRIYGTAFHDKKALKAHLVRLEEAAKRDHRKIGKHLDLFHMQQEAPGMVFWHHNGWTIFRELEVFIRQKLTEYDYQEVKGPLMMDRVLWERSGHWDKYAEAMFTTSSENREYAIKPMNCPGHVQIFNQGLKSYRDLPLRMAEFGSCHRNEPSGALHGIMRVRGFTQDDAHVFCTEDQVQQEVKACIEMVYDTYTTFGFENIVVKLSTRPEQRVGSDEMWDRAEADLKQALEAMEIAYEIQEGEGAFYGPKIEFTLHDCLDRAWQCGTVQLDFALPERLGATYVGEDNERHTPVMIHRAILGSLERFIGILIEEYAGFFPTWLAPEQAIVMGITDKQSEYVQEIAKKLQKSGFRVKADLRNEKIGFKIREHTLKRVPFMLVCGDQEMEAGEIAVRTRKGKDLGKFKVDDFISYIQAEVSNRKLNLEE, from the coding sequence ATGCCAATTATTACTCTTCCTGACGGTAGTCAGCGTCAATTTGACAACCCTGTATCAACTCTAGATGTTGCCCTATCAATCGGTCCTGGTCTTGCGAAAGCAACCATTGCTGGTCGTGTAGACGGCGAGCGTGTTGATGCTTGTGATCTTATCGAAAACGATGCAAGCCTAGAAATCATCACAGCTAAAGATGAAGTTGATGGCCTTGAGATCGTTCGTCACTCTTGTGCTCACCTTTTAGGTCACGCGATTAAGCAGCTTTTTCCAGAAGCGAAAATGGCGATCGGTCCTACCATCGATAACGGTTTCTACTACGATATCGACCTTGAGCACTCTCTAACGCAAGAAGATCTAGAAAAGATTGAAAAGCGTATGAAAGAGCTAGCGAAGACCAAGTACCAGGTTGTTAAGAAGAAAGTTAGCTGGCAGGAAGCGCGTGACGCATTCGAAGCTCGCGGCGAAGCTTACAAAATCGAAATCTTGGATGAGAACGTTTCTAAAGACGATCGTCCAGGCCTCTACCATCATGAAGAATACATTGATATGTGTCGTGGTCCACACGTTCCACATATGGGCTTCTGCCAACACTTCACGCTACTTAACGTAGCGGGTGCTTACTGGCGTGGTAACAGTGACAACAAGATGCTTCAACGTATCTACGGCACTGCATTCCACGACAAGAAAGCGCTTAAGGCTCACCTAGTGCGCCTAGAAGAAGCGGCTAAGCGTGATCACCGTAAAATCGGTAAGCACTTAGATCTATTCCACATGCAGCAAGAAGCACCAGGCATGGTGTTCTGGCATCACAATGGTTGGACTATCTTCCGTGAGCTAGAAGTATTTATTCGTCAGAAGCTGACTGAGTACGACTACCAAGAAGTTAAAGGCCCATTAATGATGGACCGTGTTCTTTGGGAACGTTCTGGTCACTGGGATAAGTACGCTGAAGCGATGTTCACTACTTCTTCAGAGAACCGTGAATACGCGATTAAGCCAATGAACTGTCCTGGTCACGTTCAAATCTTCAACCAAGGTTTGAAATCTTACCGTGATCTACCGCTACGTATGGCTGAGTTCGGCTCATGTCACCGTAACGAGCCGTCTGGCGCACTTCACGGCATTATGCGTGTTCGTGGCTTCACTCAAGATGATGCTCACGTATTCTGTACTGAAGACCAAGTTCAGCAAGAAGTTAAAGCTTGTATTGAAATGGTTTACGATACTTACACAACTTTCGGTTTCGAAAACATTGTTGTTAAGCTATCTACTCGTCCAGAACAGCGCGTAGGTTCAGACGAAATGTGGGACCGTGCAGAGGCCGATCTTAAGCAAGCGCTTGAGGCGATGGAGATTGCATACGAGATTCAAGAAGGCGAGGGTGCGTTCTACGGACCTAAGATTGAATTTACTTTGCATGATTGTTTGGACCGCGCATGGCAATGTGGTACAGTGCAGCTCGATTTTGCATTACCAGAACGTTTAGGTGCAACTTACGTAGGTGAAGATAACGAGCGTCACACGCCAGTTATGATCCACCGCGCGATTTTAGGTTCACTAGAACGCTTCATTGGTATTCTTATTGAAGAATACGCTGGCTTCTTCCCAACGTGGTTGGCGCCAGAACAAGCAATTGTTATGGGCATTACGGACAAACAGTCTGAATATGTACAAGAAATTGCGAAAAAACTGCAAAAAAGTGGATTTAGAGTCAAAGCAGACTTGAGAAATGAGAAGATTGGCTTTAAAATCCGCGAACATACTTTGAAACGTGTACCGTTCATGCTTGTGTGTGGTGACCAAGAAATGGAAGCCGGCGAAATTGCAGTACGTACACGTAAAGGTAAGGACCTTGGTAAATTTAAAGTGGATGACTTTATTTCATACATCCAAGCCGAGGTTTCAAACCGTAAGCTCAATCTGGAGGAATAG